From Myxococcales bacterium, the proteins below share one genomic window:
- a CDS encoding enoyl-CoA hydratase/isomerase family protein — protein sequence MIREQREGTGGRVLVLTIDRPASRNALDGTTIRELSARFGALPDDVRAVVLTGASGTFVSGGDLRELSEVSDLASTEAFCDLGRQMCDAIEDARVPVLAAIEGFALGGGAELACACDLRVVASDATLGFFQAKMAVTTAWGTFARLVAYVGVGRATDLLYRAHALSGLEARALGLVEHVTATGEARATAIAMADELSRGARAALAGTKELATRAKRSAELRDLERRRFVETWLSADHREAVAAFLEKRAPRFAP from the coding sequence GTGATCCGCGAGCAACGGGAGGGCACGGGCGGGCGCGTGCTCGTCCTCACGATCGACCGCCCCGCGTCTCGAAACGCGCTCGACGGCACGACCATTCGCGAGCTCTCCGCGAGGTTCGGCGCGCTCCCGGACGACGTACGCGCCGTGGTCCTCACCGGCGCGTCGGGCACGTTCGTCTCGGGTGGCGATCTGCGAGAGCTCTCCGAGGTCTCCGATCTGGCGTCGACCGAGGCGTTCTGCGACCTCGGTAGGCAGATGTGCGACGCGATCGAGGACGCGAGGGTCCCGGTGCTCGCGGCCATCGAAGGTTTCGCCCTGGGAGGGGGCGCGGAGCTCGCGTGCGCCTGCGATCTGCGCGTCGTCGCGAGCGACGCGACGCTCGGGTTCTTCCAGGCCAAGATGGCCGTGACGACCGCGTGGGGGACCTTCGCCCGCCTCGTGGCGTACGTCGGAGTAGGCCGCGCGACCGACCTCCTCTACCGCGCGCACGCCTTGTCCGGGCTCGAAGCGCGGGCGCTGGGGCTCGTCGAGCACGTGACGGCGACCGGAGAGGCGCGCGCCACGGCCATCGCGATGGCCGACGAGCTTTCGCGGGGTGCGCGGGCCGCCCTCGCCGGGACCAAGGAGCTCGCCACGCGTGCCAAGCGCTCGGCCGAGCTGCGCGACCTCGAGCGCCGCCGCTTCGTCGAGACGTGGCTCTCCGCCGACCACCGCGAGGCCGTGGCGGCGTTCCTCGAGAAGCGCGCGCCCCGCTTCGCCCCCTGA
- a CDS encoding RimK family alpha-L-glutamate ligase translates to MRLLVLSRNSALYSTSRLVLAARARGHHVSVADPLDFQIAISRGKPEMFLGKRPIPDADMVIPRIGASITNYGLAVVRQFDMMGIPVLNTAVAIARSRDKLRSMQLLTRKDIDVPKTVCARSPESVERALQFIGGAPAIVKLQQGAQGIGTMIAETPAAVTSLLETLWAMGQDIILQEYIAESKGRDYRAIVVGGKVVAAMRRQAKKGEFRSNLHRGGAGVRVDLPDAYRRAAIDAARVMGLEVAGVDMLEGRDGPKILEINSSPGLEGIERTSGIDVASTIVAHAEKVARRRHKAHDSGLDGERRKRRIRRTDGDSKAQLRTSRTRKKAG, encoded by the coding sequence ATGCGACTCCTCGTCCTCTCGCGCAACTCGGCGCTCTACTCCACGAGCCGCCTCGTGCTCGCGGCCCGCGCCCGCGGCCATCATGTGAGCGTGGCCGACCCGCTCGACTTCCAGATCGCCATCTCGCGCGGCAAGCCCGAGATGTTCCTCGGCAAGAGGCCCATCCCCGACGCCGACATGGTCATCCCGCGCATCGGAGCCTCGATCACGAACTATGGCCTCGCCGTCGTGCGGCAGTTCGACATGATGGGCATCCCCGTCCTCAACACGGCCGTCGCGATCGCGCGGTCGCGCGACAAGCTCCGGAGCATGCAGCTCTTGACCCGAAAGGACATCGACGTCCCGAAGACGGTCTGCGCGCGTTCGCCCGAGTCCGTGGAGCGCGCCCTCCAATTCATCGGCGGGGCACCCGCGATCGTGAAGCTCCAACAAGGCGCGCAGGGCATCGGCACCATGATCGCCGAGACCCCGGCCGCGGTCACGTCTCTCCTCGAGACGCTGTGGGCCATGGGACAAGACATCATCTTGCAGGAGTACATCGCCGAGTCGAAGGGGCGCGACTACCGCGCTATCGTCGTCGGCGGGAAGGTCGTCGCCGCGATGCGCCGGCAGGCGAAGAAGGGCGAATTTCGCTCGAACCTCCACCGCGGAGGCGCGGGCGTTCGTGTCGATCTGCCGGACGCCTACCGACGCGCCGCGATCGACGCCGCCCGCGTGATGGGACTCGAGGTCGCGGGCGTCGACATGCTCGAAGGCCGCGACGGTCCCAAGATCCTGGAGATCAACAGCTCGCCGGGGCTCGAGGGCATCGAGCGCACGAGCGGGATCGACGTCGCGAGCACGATCGTCGCGCACGCCGAGAAGGTCGCTCGACGAAGGCACAAGGCGCACGACTCGGGGCTCGACGGGGAGCGGCGCAAGCGGCGCATTCGCCGCACCGACGGCGACTCGAAGGCCCAGCTCCGAACCTCGCGCACACGGAAAAAGGCAGGGTGA
- the trpB gene encoding tryptophan synthase subunit beta — MPGLRRRFGDYGGRYVAETLHEALDELEAAFVTIVPSEAFRTELDRLLRTYVGRPTPLFRADRLARAIDPKNETISALYLKREDLAHTGAHKINNAIAQVLLARTMGKTRIIAETGAGQHGVATATAAALFGLPCEVFMGAEDIARQAPNVGRMRLLGAAVRPVTSGSRTLKDAMNEALRDWVTHVRTTHYCVGSAAGPHPYPELVAQFQTVIGEEARAQMLEVEGALPDAAIACVGGGSNAIGLFRGFLADPSVALYGVEAAGAGLDTERHAATLTRGRKGVLHGAKTLVLADDGGQILEAHSVSAGLDYPGVGPEHAHLRDTGRATYLTTTDGEALAETRRLARTEGLLVALETAHAFARVEEISRREARTRGRPVTLLVCLSGRGDKDLATTLPALEAAETP, encoded by the coding sequence ATGCCTGGCCTCCGCAGGCGCTTCGGGGACTACGGCGGTCGCTACGTCGCAGAGACGCTCCACGAGGCCCTCGACGAGCTCGAGGCGGCGTTCGTGACCATCGTCCCTTCCGAGGCGTTCCGGACCGAGCTCGATCGGCTGCTGCGGACGTACGTCGGTCGCCCGACGCCGCTCTTCCGGGCCGACCGTCTCGCGCGCGCCATCGATCCGAAAAACGAAACCATTTCAGCACTTTACCTCAAGCGAGAGGACCTCGCTCACACCGGCGCGCACAAAATCAACAACGCGATCGCGCAGGTGCTCCTCGCGCGCACGATGGGCAAGACGCGCATCATCGCGGAGACGGGCGCGGGCCAACATGGTGTCGCCACGGCCACCGCCGCGGCGCTCTTCGGTCTGCCGTGCGAGGTGTTCATGGGCGCCGAGGACATCGCGCGGCAGGCCCCGAACGTAGGCAGGATGAGGCTCCTCGGCGCCGCCGTGAGGCCCGTGACGTCGGGCTCGCGGACGCTGAAGGACGCGATGAACGAGGCGCTCCGCGACTGGGTGACACACGTACGGACCACCCACTACTGCGTCGGCAGCGCCGCGGGGCCTCACCCCTACCCCGAGCTCGTCGCGCAGTTCCAGACGGTCATCGGCGAAGAGGCGCGCGCGCAGATGCTCGAGGTCGAAGGCGCGCTCCCCGACGCGGCGATCGCGTGCGTCGGGGGCGGCTCGAACGCGATCGGGCTCTTTCGCGGCTTCCTCGCCGACCCGTCGGTCGCGCTCTACGGCGTCGAAGCCGCAGGGGCCGGGCTCGACACGGAGCGGCACGCGGCCACGCTCACGCGCGGGCGCAAGGGCGTCCTCCACGGCGCGAAGACCCTCGTGCTCGCTGACGACGGCGGCCAGATCCTCGAGGCGCACAGCGTGAGCGCCGGCCTCGACTACCCGGGCGTCGGCCCGGAGCACGCGCACCTTCGGGACACGGGGCGCGCCACGTACCTGACCACGACCGACGGCGAGGCGCTCGCCGAGACGCGTCGGCTCGCTCGGACCGAGGGCCTGCTCGTCGCCCTCGAGACCGCCCACGCGTTCGCTCGGGTCGAGGAGATCTCCCGACGCGAGGCGCGCACGCGAGGGAGACCCGTCACGCTCCTCGTGTGCCTCTCGGGGCGCGGCGACAAGGACCTCGCGACGACCCTGCCTGCCCTCGAAGCCGCGGAGACCCCATGA